In one window of Methanoculleus chikugoensis DNA:
- a CDS encoding glycosyltransferase family 4 protein, translating to MESFKIAFFCWESLHSTFKVGGLAPAATHLAERLALKGHEVHFFTRGEGNDATVNGVHYHYCLPYGGNVIEYCRTMSNMLVDAFRAHDTPPFDILHFHDWHVVEALHVLRDRNTVLSFHSTEYGRHGGNFGGWWEFQEISGKEWYGGYIAKSVTTVSNSTKTEVMWLYNIPEWKIAVIPNGIDPDAYRTPVDPGEVKKHYGIHPLAPVVLFVGRLTYQKGPDLLMQAIPEILAKRWDVQFLFAGTGDMRGYLEGMANGLPVQFLGYVSDTDHVRLLNACDLVAIPSRNEPFGLVLTEAWSAERCVVATEVGGLAENIDNFRNGIKVPVRPDSIAWGVCHLIDDPAYMQRLGKAGQRKVMDKFRWSVVTERVLGVYRDIPRAGRDEDLRDG from the coding sequence ATGGAATCGTTTAAAATAGCCTTCTTCTGCTGGGAGTCGCTCCATTCCACCTTCAAGGTGGGCGGCCTTGCCCCGGCGGCGACCCACCTTGCCGAGCGCCTCGCCCTGAAAGGACACGAGGTTCACTTCTTCACGCGGGGGGAAGGGAATGATGCGACGGTCAACGGAGTCCACTACCACTACTGCCTGCCGTACGGCGGCAACGTCATCGAGTACTGCAGGACGATGAGCAACATGCTCGTGGACGCGTTCCGCGCTCACGACACGCCGCCGTTCGACATCCTCCACTTCCACGACTGGCACGTCGTGGAGGCGCTGCACGTTCTCCGCGACCGCAACACCGTCCTCTCCTTCCATTCAACCGAGTACGGCCGGCACGGGGGGAACTTCGGCGGCTGGTGGGAGTTCCAGGAGATATCGGGCAAGGAGTGGTACGGGGGCTACATCGCGAAGTCGGTCACGACCGTCTCCAACTCGACGAAGACCGAGGTGATGTGGCTCTACAACATCCCCGAGTGGAAGATCGCCGTCATCCCGAACGGGATCGATCCCGACGCCTACCGCACCCCGGTCGACCCGGGCGAGGTGAAGAAACACTACGGCATCCACCCGCTCGCGCCCGTCGTCCTCTTCGTCGGCCGTCTCACCTACCAGAAGGGCCCCGACCTCCTGATGCAGGCCATACCCGAGATCCTCGCCAAACGCTGGGACGTGCAGTTCCTCTTCGCCGGCACCGGCGATATGCGCGGCTACCTGGAGGGGATGGCGAACGGTCTTCCCGTGCAGTTCCTCGGCTACGTCTCCGATACGGATCATGTCCGGCTCCTGAACGCCTGCGATCTCGTCGCCATCCCGAGCAGGAACGAGCCGTTCGGGCTCGTCCTCACGGAGGCCTGGAGCGCGGAGCGTTGCGTCGTCGCGACGGAGGTCGGGGGGCTCGCCGAGAACATCGATAACTTCAGGAACGGGATCAAGGTGCCCGTCCGGCCGGACTCGATCGCCTGGGGGGTCTGCCACCTCATCGACGACCCGGCCTACATGCAGAGGCTCGGGAAAGCCGGCCAGAGGAAGGTGATGGATAAGTTCAGGTGGAGCGTCGTCACGGAACGGGTGCTCGGCGTCTACCGGGACATCCCCCGGGCGGGCCGCGATGAAGACCTCCGGGACGGGTGA
- the glgB gene encoding 1,4-alpha-glucan branching protein GlgB, producing MKTSGTGESVQQALPEITKTGSLITDYDVYLFRQGNHSRLYEKLGAHLAVADGVQGTFFSVWAPNAAEVSVIGDFNGWKAGKDPLTARSDGSGIWEGFVPELGHGTLYKYHIRSRYRDYRVEKGDPFARFWEVPPKTASVVWDLSYAWRDRAWMRCREEVNTPDAPVSVYEVHLGSWRMQEGRCTNYQKVATELADYLLEAGFTHVEFLPVMEHPLYASWGYQTLGYFAPTSRYGTPQEFMHLVEHLHLRGIGVILDWVPSHFPSDGYGLSYFDGTYLYEHALPGRRYHPEWKSYVFNLARNEVRSVLISSAVFWLERYHADGLRVDAVSSMLYLDYARSAGEWTPNVYGGRENLEAMTFLRKVNDTIHANFPDVLVIAEEATAWPGVTAPTATGGLGFDLKWNMGWMHDTLDYFTLDPVFRKYRPDLLTFSIWYAFSERYVLPLSHDEVVHEKSSLIGKMPGDEWRKRANLRLLYGYMFTHPGKKLLFMGGEFGQWSEWGHETGLEWHLLEYAPHQGILRWVTDLNRLYRREPALHERDADPAGFEWVDFSDIEKSVVSYLRRGRSADDVALVVCNFTPVPRYGYRVGVPFGGLWKEVLNSDAIEYGGSGVGNLGGVEAERVPAHGRPCSLSLTLPPLGAVVFLPEGA from the coding sequence ATGAAGACCTCCGGGACGGGTGAGAGCGTGCAGCAGGCGTTGCCCGAGATCACGAAGACCGGGAGCCTCATCACCGACTATGACGTCTACCTCTTCCGGCAGGGGAACCACTCACGCCTCTACGAGAAGCTGGGGGCGCATCTCGCCGTCGCCGACGGCGTGCAGGGGACGTTCTTCTCCGTCTGGGCGCCGAACGCCGCGGAGGTCTCGGTCATCGGGGACTTCAACGGGTGGAAGGCGGGCAAAGACCCGCTGACAGCGCGGAGCGACGGTTCCGGCATCTGGGAGGGGTTTGTCCCGGAACTCGGCCACGGGACGCTCTACAAGTATCACATCCGGAGCAGGTACCGCGATTACCGCGTGGAGAAGGGGGATCCGTTCGCCCGCTTCTGGGAGGTTCCGCCGAAGACCGCGTCCGTCGTCTGGGATCTCTCCTACGCCTGGCGTGACCGGGCGTGGATGCGCTGCCGGGAAGAGGTGAACACCCCGGACGCCCCGGTATCCGTCTATGAGGTTCATCTCGGTTCGTGGCGGATGCAGGAGGGGCGATGCACGAATTACCAGAAGGTTGCAACCGAACTTGCCGACTACCTGCTCGAGGCGGGGTTCACGCACGTCGAGTTCCTCCCGGTTATGGAGCACCCGCTCTACGCCTCCTGGGGCTACCAGACGCTCGGCTACTTCGCCCCCACGAGCAGGTACGGCACCCCGCAGGAGTTCATGCACCTCGTCGAGCACCTTCACCTGCGCGGGATCGGGGTGATCCTCGACTGGGTGCCGTCCCATTTCCCCTCCGACGGCTACGGCCTCTCCTACTTCGACGGCACCTACCTCTACGAGCACGCCCTCCCCGGCCGGCGCTACCATCCGGAATGGAAGAGTTACGTCTTCAATCTCGCGAGGAACGAGGTCAGGTCGGTTCTCATCAGCAGCGCCGTCTTCTGGCTCGAACGCTACCACGCGGATGGTCTCCGGGTCGATGCGGTCTCCTCGATGCTCTACCTCGACTACGCCCGGAGCGCCGGGGAGTGGACGCCGAACGTCTACGGCGGGCGGGAGAACCTCGAGGCGATGACGTTTCTGCGGAAGGTGAACGACACCATCCACGCGAACTTCCCGGACGTTCTTGTCATCGCCGAGGAGGCAACCGCCTGGCCGGGGGTGACCGCCCCGACCGCGACCGGGGGGCTCGGGTTCGACCTGAAGTGGAACATGGGCTGGATGCACGATACCCTGGACTACTTCACGCTCGATCCGGTCTTTCGGAAGTACCGCCCCGATCTCCTGACGTTCAGCATATGGTATGCGTTCTCCGAGCGCTACGTCCTCCCTCTCTCGCACGACGAGGTCGTTCACGAAAAAAGTTCGCTGATCGGGAAGATGCCCGGCGACGAGTGGCGGAAACGGGCAAATCTCCGTCTCCTGTATGGGTATATGTTCACGCACCCGGGCAAGAAACTCCTCTTCATGGGCGGGGAGTTCGGGCAGTGGTCGGAGTGGGGCCACGAGACCGGGCTTGAGTGGCACCTTCTGGAGTACGCGCCGCACCAGGGGATCCTCCGGTGGGTCACTGACCTGAACCGCCTCTACCGGCGGGAGCCCGCCCTCCACGAGCGGGACGCCGATCCGGCGGGGTTCGAGTGGGTCGACTTCTCGGACATCGAGAAGAGCGTCGTCAGCTACCTGCGACGGGGGCGGTCGGCCGACGACGTCGCCCTGGTCGTCTGCAACTTCACGCCGGTGCCGCGCTATGGCTACCGGGTCGGCGTCCCGTTCGGCGGGCTCTGGAAGGAGGTGCTCAACAGCGATGCGATCGAGTACGGTGGGAGCGGCGTCGGGAATCTCGGCGGGGTGGAGGCGGAGCGGGTTCCGGCACACGGCCGGCCGTGCTCGCTTTCGCTCACCCTGCCCCCGCTCGGGGCGGTCGTCTTCCTTCCCGAGGGGGCGTGA
- a CDS encoding GNAT family N-acetyltransferase — protein MSGDGFLVRTMDRREVGTAVDWAGQEGWNPGVHDAEAFYAADPGGFFVAELDGEPIGSVSVVNYGETFAFAGLYILKPGYRNRGYGSRLFAAGMAHAGDRNVGGDGVVEMQEKYRTRSGFRFAYRNIRFEGTGGGSEPEGPADLAEVPFERLSAYDARHFPAPRPAFLSSWIRQEGTSGRAVLADDGGIRGYGVIRRCRSGYKIGPLFAETPEIAEEIFLALSAQAPGEPVYLDTPEPNAAAVALARRHGMSPVFETGRIYTKTIPDLPIREIFGVTSFELG, from the coding sequence GTGAGCGGCGACGGATTTCTCGTGAGGACGATGGACCGGCGGGAGGTCGGGACCGCCGTCGACTGGGCGGGGCAGGAGGGGTGGAACCCGGGGGTTCACGACGCGGAGGCATTCTACGCCGCCGATCCCGGAGGGTTCTTCGTCGCAGAACTCGACGGGGAGCCGATAGGCTCGGTCTCGGTCGTCAACTACGGCGAGACGTTCGCCTTTGCCGGGCTGTACATCCTGAAGCCCGGGTACCGGAACCGGGGCTACGGGAGCAGGCTGTTTGCCGCAGGCATGGCCCATGCAGGTGACCGGAACGTCGGGGGCGACGGCGTCGTCGAGATGCAGGAGAAGTACCGCACGCGGTCCGGGTTCAGGTTTGCATACCGTAACATCAGGTTCGAGGGCACCGGCGGCGGCAGCGAACCCGAAGGCCCGGCCGATCTCGCGGAGGTGCCGTTCGAGCGGCTCAGCGCGTACGATGCCCGGCACTTCCCGGCGCCGCGCCCCGCGTTCCTGTCATCCTGGATCCGGCAGGAGGGGACGTCGGGCCGTGCCGTTCTCGCGGACGACGGCGGTATCAGGGGATACGGCGTCATCCGGAGGTGCCGGAGCGGCTACAAAATCGGGCCGCTCTTTGCGGAGACGCCGGAAATTGCGGAGGAGATCTTCCTTGCTCTCTCCGCGCAGGCACCGGGCGAGCCGGTCTACCTGGATACGCCGGAGCCGAACGCCGCCGCCGTGGCGCTCGCCCGCCGGCACGGGATGTCGCCCGTCTTCGAGACGGGGCGGATCTACACGAAGACGATCCCCGATCTCCCTATCCGTGAGATCTTCGGCGTGACGTCGTTCGAGCTCGGGTGA
- a CDS encoding DUF3536 domain-containing protein, which translates to MRAVCIHGHCYQPARENPWLGEVEVQRSAAPYHDWNERVTAECYAPNTAARILDADGLIEELVNNYARISFTAAPTLFAWLERHHPEVYGAILVADRESRERYGGHGSAIACCYNHAIMPLATRRDKQIQVAWGVRDFTARFGRKPEGMWLPETAVDIESLDLLAAAGIRFTILAPHQAAGVRAIGEEGWTDVSGGGVETRMPYLCRLPSGQSIAIFFYNGAIARDVAFGDLLSDGGRFAGRLLGAFSREQDRPELVHIATDAETYGHHRTFGEMALARCLRVIEAHRDVRLTVYGEYLEAHPPTHEALIREGTSWSCAHGVERWQGACGCHSGTHPGWSQAWRCPLREAIAMVRDALAPRTEEALAAGVRGDAVDLVLDRWSDESVAAFFSRHAPGGLSPDDRRRVLFLLEIERQAMLMQTSCGWFFDDITEPGSVQVMRHAKRAMDLARQVLDFDIEAAFVEILRRAPVNDPGYATSAEVYDALVRPAAVDLPRIAVGAALYALFGLEHPAAASGMYAVHGDWPYRPAAGDRRILGTVRVRSRATGEEAFFDAAAFFGGLDRVVIGVREPGGDEALRTAWESTDPAGTISRTFSRAYTAPDLSEEERWTIAREIAPGIGEAVSRVYRDSAATIGVLDDLGIPIPGAAARLLAHARIERLLAMIGEGCLDLGRFFALVEEVREAITEPDLAALGAAASRRIARALREAAARPDDPAPLEAISRIAGCAKVFPLSLSLWESQKICVGMRGHYAEMRERAGGGDGGAGRWAEAFRRAAACLGVRVT; encoded by the coding sequence ATGCGTGCCGTCTGCATCCACGGTCACTGCTACCAGCCCGCGCGTGAGAACCCCTGGCTCGGAGAGGTCGAAGTGCAGCGTTCCGCCGCGCCGTACCACGACTGGAACGAGCGGGTGACCGCAGAGTGCTACGCCCCGAACACCGCCGCACGCATCCTCGACGCCGACGGGTTGATCGAGGAACTCGTGAACAACTACGCACGGATCAGTTTCACGGCCGCACCGACGCTTTTTGCCTGGCTCGAGCGGCACCACCCGGAGGTCTACGGTGCGATCCTCGTCGCCGACCGCGAGAGCCGGGAACGCTACGGCGGCCACGGGTCCGCGATCGCCTGCTGCTACAACCACGCCATCATGCCGCTTGCGACCCGGCGGGATAAACAGATCCAGGTCGCCTGGGGTGTGCGCGATTTCACGGCACGGTTCGGCCGGAAGCCCGAAGGGATGTGGCTTCCGGAGACTGCGGTCGATATCGAGTCCCTGGATCTGCTGGCGGCAGCAGGGATCCGGTTCACCATTCTCGCCCCCCACCAGGCCGCAGGTGTGCGGGCGATCGGGGAAGAAGGCTGGACGGACGTCTCCGGCGGAGGGGTCGAGACGAGGATGCCCTATCTCTGCCGCCTCCCCTCCGGGCAGAGCATCGCGATCTTCTTCTACAACGGGGCAATCGCTCGGGACGTCGCGTTCGGCGACCTGCTCTCCGACGGGGGACGGTTTGCCGGGAGATTGCTGGGCGCGTTCTCCCGGGAACAGGACCGCCCTGAACTCGTGCATATCGCAACCGATGCCGAGACCTACGGCCATCACCGCACGTTCGGGGAGATGGCGCTCGCCCGCTGCCTTCGTGTCATCGAGGCGCACCGCGACGTCCGCCTCACGGTCTACGGCGAGTACCTCGAGGCCCACCCGCCCACGCACGAGGCGCTCATCCGCGAGGGGACGTCGTGGAGCTGCGCCCACGGTGTCGAGCGGTGGCAGGGGGCGTGCGGGTGCCATAGCGGGACGCATCCCGGTTGGTCGCAGGCGTGGCGGTGCCCGCTCCGGGAGGCGATCGCCATGGTCAGGGACGCTCTTGCTCCCCGGACGGAGGAGGCGCTCGCGGCCGGTGTCCGCGGCGATGCCGTCGATCTCGTCCTCGACCGGTGGTCGGATGAGAGCGTGGCGGCGTTCTTCTCCCGGCACGCGCCCGGCGGCCTCTCTCCCGATGACCGGCGGCGGGTGCTCTTCCTCCTTGAAATTGAGCGGCAGGCGATGCTGATGCAGACAAGTTGCGGCTGGTTCTTCGACGACATCACAGAGCCGGGGAGCGTCCAGGTGATGCGGCACGCGAAACGGGCGATGGATCTTGCCCGGCAGGTTCTCGACTTCGACATCGAGGCTGCGTTCGTCGAGATCCTCCGCCGTGCTCCGGTGAACGATCCAGGGTACGCGACCAGCGCGGAGGTCTACGATGCCCTTGTCCGGCCGGCAGCGGTCGATCTTCCCCGGATCGCAGTCGGGGCCGCTCTCTACGCGCTCTTCGGCCTCGAGCACCCTGCGGCTGCGTCGGGGATGTACGCCGTTCATGGAGACTGGCCGTACCGCCCGGCCGCCGGAGATCGTCGTATCCTCGGGACCGTCCGGGTGCGGTCACGGGCGACGGGGGAAGAGGCGTTCTTCGATGCGGCCGCGTTCTTCGGCGGGCTCGACCGGGTTGTCATCGGCGTGCGCGAACCCGGGGGCGATGAGGCGCTCAGGACGGCGTGGGAGAGCACCGATCCGGCTGGAACGATATCCAGAACCTTCTCCCGGGCCTACACCGCGCCCGACCTCTCCGAAGAGGAGCGGTGGACGATCGCCCGCGAGATCGCGCCCGGTATCGGAGAAGCGGTCTCTCGGGTCTATCGTGATTCGGCGGCGACGATCGGGGTGCTCGACGACCTCGGGATCCCCATACCGGGAGCCGCCGCCCGTCTTCTGGCGCATGCCCGCATCGAGCGGCTGCTCGCGATGATCGGAGAGGGATGCCTCGACCTCGGGCGATTCTTCGCGCTCGTGGAGGAGGTGCGGGAGGCTATCACCGAGCCCGATCTCGCGGCCCTCGGGGCGGCGGCGAGCAGGCGGATCGCGCGTGCTCTCCGGGAAGCGGCGGCCCGGCCGGATGATCCGGCCCCGCTCGAAGCGATCTCCCGTATCGCCGGGTGTGCAAAGGTATTTCCATTATCCCTCAGTCTATGGGAGAGCCAGAAGATCTGCGTCGGGATGCGCGGGCACTATGCGGAGATGCGGGAGCGCGCCGGCGGGGGTGACGGGGGTGCAGGACGATGGGCGGAGGCCTTCAGGAGAGCGGCGGCATGCCTCGGCGTGCGGGTGACGTGA
- the malQ gene encoding 4-alpha-glucanotransferase: MNRRGSGVLLHITSLPSVYGIGDLGPAAYRFVDLLAGAGQRYWQILPLNPTCPEFANSPYQGTSAFAGNTWLISPEQMVADGLLAPEDIADPPGFPEDRVDYRAVLDYKNGLYDKAFERFKQQGCDFRYEDFAAGNTSWLNDYAIFVALKGEFPGKAWSDWPTGIRDRREEALRKRGTELADRILREKFLQYVFDRQWQALKVHCRARHLQIIGDVPIYVTYDSVDLWANPGLFKLDEQKKPTAVSGVPPDAFSETGQLWGNPVYNWDAHREQGFAWWESRIDRTLALVDRLRLDHFRGFVQYWEVPAGDETARNGRWVDAPGRDLFTLLARSRPCLPIIAEDLGYITPDVHEMMAYFGFPGMKILIFGFSGDVAQNPHAPHNFAKGYVAYTGTHDNNTVRGWFEHETSEEQKNLLFRYIGGSVSGDQVHRILIRLAMLSPADTVIVPMQDILGLGEEARMNRPGTTEANWEWRLRPDQIGEESMRELAEVTGIYGRG, from the coding sequence ATGAACAGGCGGGGCAGCGGGGTTCTCCTGCATATAACGTCGCTGCCGTCGGTATATGGGATCGGTGATCTCGGGCCCGCGGCGTACCGGTTCGTGGATCTGCTCGCCGGGGCAGGGCAGCGCTACTGGCAGATCCTCCCGCTCAACCCGACGTGCCCGGAGTTCGCCAACTCGCCCTACCAGGGCACCTCGGCGTTCGCCGGGAACACCTGGCTCATCAGCCCCGAGCAGATGGTCGCGGACGGTCTCCTCGCCCCGGAGGATATAGCAGACCCGCCCGGCTTTCCCGAAGACCGGGTCGACTACCGTGCGGTTCTCGACTACAAGAACGGTCTCTATGATAAGGCATTCGAGCGGTTCAAGCAGCAAGGCTGCGATTTTCGCTACGAGGATTTTGCGGCCGGAAACACGTCATGGCTCAACGACTACGCCATCTTCGTTGCCCTCAAGGGTGAGTTCCCGGGAAAGGCGTGGAGCGACTGGCCGACCGGAATTCGGGACCGACGCGAGGAAGCGCTCCGAAAACGCGGCACCGAACTTGCCGACCGGATCTTGCGGGAGAAGTTCCTCCAGTACGTCTTCGACCGGCAGTGGCAGGCGCTGAAAGTCCATTGCCGCGCACGCCACCTCCAGATCATCGGGGATGTCCCCATATACGTCACCTACGACAGCGTCGATCTCTGGGCGAACCCGGGGCTCTTCAAACTTGACGAGCAGAAGAAGCCAACCGCTGTATCGGGCGTGCCCCCGGATGCATTCAGCGAGACCGGGCAACTCTGGGGAAACCCGGTCTACAACTGGGACGCGCACCGGGAGCAGGGATTCGCGTGGTGGGAGAGCCGGATCGACCGCACCCTCGCCCTCGTCGACCGGCTGCGCCTCGACCACTTCCGGGGGTTCGTGCAGTACTGGGAGGTGCCTGCCGGCGATGAGACCGCCCGGAACGGGCGCTGGGTCGATGCACCCGGCCGGGATCTCTTCACCCTGCTTGCCCGGAGCAGGCCGTGCCTCCCTATCATCGCCGAAGACCTCGGCTACATCACCCCCGACGTCCACGAGATGATGGCCTACTTCGGGTTCCCGGGGATGAAGATCCTGATCTTCGGCTTCTCCGGCGACGTCGCGCAGAACCCGCACGCGCCGCACAACTTCGCAAAGGGCTATGTTGCCTATACAGGGACGCACGACAACAACACCGTCCGGGGATGGTTCGAGCACGAGACCTCCGAGGAGCAGAAGAACCTCCTCTTCCGCTACATCGGCGGATCGGTGAGCGGCGATCAGGTGCACCGGATCCTCATCCGTCTCGCGATGCTCTCCCCTGCCGATACCGTCATCGTCCCGATGCAGGACATCCTCGGCCTCGGGGAGGAGGCACGGATGAACCGGCCGGGCACGACGGAGGCGAACTGGGAGTGGCGGCTCCGGCCGGATCAGATAGGGGAAGAGAGCATGCGGGAGCTTGCCGAGGTGACGGGGATCTACGGGAGGGGGTGA
- a CDS encoding glycoside hydrolase family 57 protein produces MTGEGSNSPKVCLGFDIHYPCYLNPGFRPDTVKRTRDAKDRYFSPNIKEDLGDVIDRSFRPATEILLDLLDGGFACALSISGTVVEHLEEWYPEMLDLLSHAATHLNVELLAQTYHHSVAGQFADLTEFEAELLMHRDLMKELFSVAPTAFAHTDYPITPATVKVLKDAGIRAAIIEGSEGPALERDPNYTYTYRDLPVIVTHCDLADDIAVRFPWRGWDKWPLMADRYAEWLSVSPGDCVTLFLDYRVFGDAIGAETGILEFLRALPSALTGEGIESVHPSVAATFPAHGEIGERAEPKNLQMTILQQSAHQALEEARDLVADRNIWRSLLDTDHIRRMAMRSASCGKPLHAVSHQAAHDHFASFMRVLSDFEERSAASARSRKAVLSLRCVPPEKAFYFSSHERPAGYAAHSLQELLNMLEFAPDDVIRYHVEREDFTRWIDLVIGDENLAKKVSGVADRAELRSAIRKRIERLWNRLK; encoded by the coding sequence ATGACAGGCGAGGGCTCAAATTCACCAAAGGTCTGTCTGGGATTCGATATCCACTATCCCTGTTACCTCAATCCCGGATTTCGGCCAGATACGGTAAAGAGAACGAGAGACGCGAAAGACAGGTACTTTAGTCCGAATATAAAGGAAGACCTGGGAGACGTCATCGACCGTTCCTTTCGGCCGGCAACGGAGATCCTCCTCGACCTCCTGGACGGCGGGTTTGCCTGCGCCCTCAGCATCTCCGGGACGGTCGTGGAGCACCTTGAGGAGTGGTACCCGGAGATGCTCGACCTCCTCTCCCATGCGGCCACCCATCTAAACGTCGAACTCCTCGCCCAGACCTACCATCACAGCGTCGCCGGACAGTTCGCCGATCTCACGGAGTTCGAGGCCGAACTCCTTATGCATCGCGACCTGATGAAGGAACTCTTCTCCGTGGCGCCGACCGCGTTCGCTCATACCGACTACCCCATCACCCCCGCCACCGTGAAGGTGCTCAAGGATGCCGGAATCCGGGCGGCGATCATCGAGGGGAGCGAGGGCCCCGCTCTTGAGAGAGACCCGAACTACACATACACCTACCGCGATCTTCCCGTCATCGTCACCCACTGCGATCTCGCCGACGATATCGCCGTGCGGTTTCCCTGGCGCGGATGGGACAAATGGCCGCTCATGGCCGACCGGTACGCGGAGTGGCTCTCCGTATCCCCGGGCGACTGCGTCACGCTCTTCCTCGACTACCGCGTCTTTGGGGATGCCATCGGGGCCGAGACGGGCATCCTCGAGTTCCTGCGGGCGCTCCCGTCCGCCCTCACCGGGGAGGGGATAGAGAGCGTGCATCCCTCGGTGGCCGCAACATTCCCGGCGCACGGGGAGATCGGGGAGAGAGCCGAACCGAAGAACCTGCAGATGACCATCCTGCAGCAGTCCGCTCACCAGGCGCTCGAGGAGGCCCGCGACCTCGTCGCGGACAGGAACATCTGGCGATCTCTTCTCGATACCGATCATATCCGAAGGATGGCCATGCGCTCGGCCTCGTGCGGAAAGCCGCTCCACGCCGTCAGCCACCAGGCGGCCCACGACCACTTCGCCTCCTTCATGCGGGTGCTCTCCGACTTCGAGGAACGGTCGGCAGCCAGCGCACGGTCGCGCAAAGCCGTCCTCTCGCTCCGGTGCGTCCCGCCGGAGAAGGCGTTCTACTTCTCGTCGCACGAACGGCCGGCCGGCTACGCCGCCCACAGCCTGCAGGAACTCCTGAACATGCTCGAATTTGCTCCCGACGACGTTATCCGCTACCACGTGGAGCGCGAAGACTTCACCCGCTGGATCGACCTCGTCATCGGCGACGAAAACCTGGCGAAGAAGGTCTCGGGCGTCGCCGACCGTGCCGAACTCCGGTCGGCGATCCGAAAGAGGATTGAGAGACTATGGAATCGTTTAAAATAG